The sequence TGTTCTTCCAATTGGCGTCTCAGTAGCTCAATGGTGCGATCTTTATCTCCATCGTTATTCCCGTTACTGATGATGGATTTTTTGGATACATGAAGTGCGACGTTTTTCGCTCTTGATGCAAACCTCAGCGTATTCATAGTTTCCGCTGCCGCATCATTTCTGGTGTCGACTGTACATATCGTTGTCACTATGCTGTCACCGCTTAGTGCCGGCTGCAATAATCTAGTCAATTTAGAATCACGATATGGAATGTGGTTGCTTGGGCTAGTGCCGTTATTGGTAGCATTTCCACTACTGCTGCTACTGCCACTTGCAGATGGCGAGGGAATGTTTGAGCCTACTGAGTTCATCTTGTCGGCACTGAGTTTGGATATCACAGTCCCCAAAGCAAGTAAGGATTTGTTGATGAATGAACCTTCCTTTCTCCTCTCTTGTTGCCCCGTAGCCCTTTCCGAACCTGCTAGGTCACACAACGACAATGTACTCGATCTTGAGGTGCCGTTCTTTACGTTAGTACTTGTTAAACGAATCAGTACAATGGCATGAGATCGTGAGCTTCTTGCATTGTAGTCAGTTTCGCCAATTTTCCTACTTTTGTCACCAACTGCAATCCACCTCAATAATTCTTCACTACTTTCACATCTTCTTTCGGTGAGACCGATAACTTTGACCCCATACTGAGAGTCATCTCTGATTTTTAATTCTACGCCCAATCCATTGCTGTTGCTCTTGCTCATATATAACCTTGAAGGAGTACTGATTCTACTACCGGATTCTTCTAATCCGCTTTCTAACAGGTCGTAAATCCTTTCATTGTAAATTTCGAGGTACGATATTATAACGTCGAACTTTTTATCGCCATTCATTGATTGTTCCATGATATTGGTAAATAAATACGACACAGATAAAGGAATTAGGCCTAGCTCTTGTTCATTTCCGCTCATTGTAAACGTTTTACCTGACCCGGTCATACCGTACGCAAATATGGTGGCATTAAACCCCATCAATAACTTATCAATCATTGGTTTACTGGTTCTTTCATAAACTTCCAAATTAGTGCAATGGGAAGCAAAAACATGATCGAACTTGAACTCtccaatttcttcatgCACTATTGTTTTGTCATTAGTAATAAACCAGGGGTCTCTAACAAATGTATTGCTACCGTGATGTGAGTTGGATCTTGGTTGAGAGTACCTGGGCGATTTTAGCCCCACATGGTCACGGGAAGTTCCAACGCTCCGTGGTTTCGGCCGGATGGTCACAGTGATTGACCCAGTATATGTATCGTTTTTTCTCGAGTTGTTGTTAATACTGTCGCTCCGCCTGATCCTTATCCTACCTGGGTGAAGGAAGGGATCGGATTTGGCTGATACGGATCTTAGTGGGGAGTTACTTCTAGTGGAAGATGCAGAAATCGACTGAGAACCCGAATTAGAGGTGCTCCGTATGGAGTTTCTTGTCAGATTAGAAAACGATGAAGTTGATCGTACAGAGGGCGATTGTGGGATATTACTTGAACCAGAACTAGACCTCGTTGATGGCCTCCTTAAGCTTGGgctcattttttgaatcatcAATGGTGGTATTATGGTAAGAATTTTATCAAGTGTTCTATGTTTGCCTTGATTTCAAATGTTTCTAGAGCGCAGCCTGTGAATCTCTGCAGcctatttctttttatttttcgcTTC is a genomic window of Saccharomyces cerevisiae S288C chromosome XVI, complete sequence containing:
- the KIP2 gene encoding Kip2p (Kinesin-related motor protein and plus-end directed microtubule (MT) polymerase; involved in mitotic spindle positioning, nuclear migration, microtubule polymerization and inhibition of MT catastrophe; stabilizes microtubules by targeting Bik1p to the MT plus end; Kip2p levels are controlled during the cell cycle) gives rise to the protein MIQKMSPSLRRPSTRSSSGSSNIPQSPSVRSTSSFSNLTRNSIRSTSNSGSQSISASSTRSNSPLRSVSAKSDPFLHPGRIRIRRSDSINNNSRKNDTYTGSITVTIRPKPRSVGTSRDHVGLKSPRYSQPRSNSHHGSNTFVRDPWFITNDKTIVHEEIGEFKFDHVFASHCTNLEVYERTSKPMIDKLLMGFNATIFAYGMTGSGKTFTMSGNEQELGLIPLSVSYLFTNIMEQSMNGDKKFDVIISYLEIYNERIYDLLESGLEESGSRISTPSRLYMSKSNSNGLGVELKIRDDSQYGVKVIGLTERRCESSEELLRWIAVGDKSRKIGETDYNARSSRSHAIVLIRLTSTNVKNGTSRSSTLSLCDLAGSERATGQQERRKEGSFINKSLLALGTVISKLSADKMNSVGSNIPSPSASGSSSSSGNATNNGTSPSNHIPYRDSKLTRLLQPALSGDSIVTTICTVDTRNDAAAETMNTLRFASRAKNVALHVSKKSIISNGNNDGDKDRTIELLRRQLEEQRRMISELKNRSNIGEPLTKSSNESTYKDIKATGNDGDPNLALMRAENRVLKYKLENCEKLLDKDVVDLQDSEIMEIVEMLPFEVGTLLETKFQGLESQIRQYRKYTQKLEDKIMALEKSGHTAMSLTGCDGTEVIELQKMLERKDKMIEALQSAKRLRDRALKPLINTQQSPHPVVDNDK